A window of Candidatus Omnitrophota bacterium contains these coding sequences:
- a CDS encoding ABC transporter ATP-binding protein, whose translation MISNKTGLFQELPFLKGSVISFASLNQSDAILLIFIFIFLMLVMKNVFLYLSNILIAKLRFSTIRDLRINLMGNLIEYDIQFFHGVKTGNIIGVINAETERMGDFILAVLTFVAVLARILAYVIILFLISWRASIIVFLLTAAVLMPIELIMKNIKRIGRSISESIKEYNHKLMEILGGMALIKSCSTEDLEKGRFNNATRKLYLLHYQTNKNIHLIIPLSEALIFGLIFLCFLALINVIKIDMARSFPFIATYLLVLARMLTQLNSLNTYRSTAISRLAAFENYEDMYDREGKRTIISGQKKIDKVRDSIEFRDVYFSYDNADRYVLNKLNIKIPMGKMTAFVGVSGAGKSTIINLIVRFYDVELGQILVDGVNLKALDLRVWRRKIGFVSQDTFIFNASVKDNIAYGHDGIPDTEIFRAARAANAHEFITGLPSGYDTVLGERGVRLSGGQKQRISIARAIIHNPEVLILDEATSSLDTETERLIKEAIDELARERTVIAIAHRLSTIVHADNIIVLEEGKVAESGRHAELLERNGLYRRLYDIQFRI comes from the coding sequence ATGATAAGCAATAAAACAGGTTTATTTCAAGAATTGCCATTTTTAAAAGGATCAGTTATATCATTTGCGTCCTTAAATCAGTCAGACGCAATACTGCTGATTTTCATATTTATATTTCTGATGCTGGTTATGAAAAATGTCTTTTTATATCTTTCGAATATACTGATCGCTAAATTAAGATTTAGCACCATCAGGGATCTTAGAATAAACCTTATGGGTAATCTCATAGAGTACGATATACAATTTTTCCACGGCGTAAAGACGGGCAATATCATAGGGGTCATTAATGCCGAAACAGAGCGTATGGGTGATTTTATATTGGCCGTGCTTACCTTCGTTGCGGTTCTTGCCAGAATACTGGCATATGTGATTATTTTGTTCTTGATATCGTGGAGGGCAAGTATAATAGTTTTTCTTTTGACCGCAGCCGTTTTAATGCCCATTGAATTAATTATGAAGAACATTAAGCGGATCGGAAGAAGCATATCAGAGTCAATCAAAGAGTATAATCATAAGTTAATGGAGATATTGGGAGGCATGGCGCTGATAAAGAGCTGCAGCACAGAAGATCTGGAGAAGGGCAGATTTAATAATGCGACCAGGAAGCTGTATCTTTTACACTATCAGACCAATAAAAACATACATCTCATCATACCTTTATCCGAAGCGCTAATTTTTGGACTGATCTTCTTATGTTTCCTTGCGCTTATCAATGTAATAAAGATTGATATGGCGCGATCATTCCCTTTTATTGCCACATATTTGCTAGTTCTCGCGAGGATGCTAACTCAATTAAACAGCTTGAATACATACCGTTCTACGGCGATAAGCAGGCTGGCGGCTTTCGAAAATTACGAAGATATGTATGATAGGGAGGGAAAAAGAACGATAATCAGCGGACAGAAGAAGATTGATAAGGTGCGTGATTCCATAGAATTCAGGGATGTCTATTTTTCTTACGATAATGCGGATAGATATGTTTTAAATAAACTGAACATCAAGATTCCCATGGGAAAAATGACCGCATTCGTGGGGGTTTCAGGCGCAGGTAAAAGCACCATAATTAATTTGATCGTCAGATTCTACGATGTGGAGTTGGGGCAGATACTGGTTGACGGAGTGAATCTGAAAGCGCTTGATCTGAGGGTTTGGAGGAGAAAAATCGGTTTTGTGTCTCAGGACACCTTTATTTTCAATGCCAGCGTTAAGGATAATATAGCATATGGGCATGATGGCATACCTGATACGGAAATATTCAGGGCCGCAAGGGCGGCTAATGCACATGAATTTATAACAGGGCTTCCCAGCGGCTATGATACCGTACTGGGAGAAAGAGGCGTCCGGTTGTCCGGCGGACAGAAACAAAGGATTTCCATCGCAAGGGCAATAATACATAATCCTGAGGTATTGATTTTAGACGAGGCCACCAGTTCCCTTGATACCGAGACGGAAAGATTAATTAAGGAGGCGATTGACGAGCTGGCAAGAGAACGTACGGTCATAGCCATCGCGCACAGGCTTTCAACCATAGTGCACGCGGATAATATTATTGTTTTAGAAGAGGGCAAGGTGGCAGAGTCCGGAAGGCACGCGGAACTGCTGGAGAGAAACGGGTTATACAGAAGGCTATATGATATCCAGTTCAGGATTTAG
- a CDS encoding radical SAM protein has protein sequence MRKNKVILVNPGIHFHRRPDYGLYPNTAIMILATILDRAGFQVKVIDGTYLDIGDATKAILSEIDENLAFVGFSVMTIQLPWSYFVSRAIKAKFPDAAVAWGGVHPTLFPEQTVEDPAVDIAVVNDAAATIVKLGETISRGDDLSCVPGIFYKTGRRIKANEENKCKDDFSNTPFIDFSLLDHERYSRRNSVAIEDFYSGQYKDTRAYPIVTALGCPYQCTFCINVIVRKKCCFREAGEIVERIKFLKSNYGADFIQPLDENFFVDRKRTFEFLDLLEKENLNIKWRPQTRADYFSDNYVDFETVKRLSRSGMVVAAMGVESASQSMLDKLKKNLKVEQIIKAAEMLSRANIIPKMNFMVGLPGETERDIENTYRLALKIRNMVKISCVSVTPFRPYPGSPLYKEIVDNYGYSPPRSLKEWAKLSEREFVDSFGYESFDNYKWIDNPRRLNAMVYAYRQIAFYNPSFKGRIREIVSSFRMRFNFFLFISLERAVFEKLSKIKGFIIKRLS, from the coding sequence ATGCGAAAAAACAAGGTTATTTTAGTTAATCCTGGAATTCATTTTCACAGGCGTCCGGATTACGGCCTTTATCCGAATACGGCAATAATGATATTGGCTACTATTCTGGACAGGGCCGGATTTCAGGTCAAGGTGATTGACGGCACTTATCTGGATATTGGGGATGCGACAAAAGCTATACTGTCCGAGATTGATGAAAACCTGGCGTTTGTAGGTTTTTCCGTGATGACGATACAACTGCCTTGGTCGTATTTTGTATCACGGGCCATAAAGGCAAAGTTCCCCGATGCAGCGGTTGCCTGGGGAGGGGTGCATCCGACACTTTTCCCCGAGCAGACAGTCGAAGACCCTGCGGTTGACATAGCCGTTGTCAACGATGCCGCTGCTACCATTGTTAAATTGGGTGAAACCATTTCCCGCGGAGATGATCTCTCTTGCGTCCCCGGGATATTTTATAAAACAGGCAGGCGCATAAAAGCAAATGAAGAAAATAAATGCAAGGACGATTTTAGTAACACCCCTTTTATTGATTTTTCATTACTAGACCATGAACGATACTCCAGAAGGAATAGCGTTGCTATCGAGGATTTCTATAGCGGGCAGTACAAAGATACCAGGGCCTATCCCATTGTAACCGCGTTGGGGTGCCCTTACCAATGCACCTTTTGTATTAACGTGATAGTCAGAAAGAAATGCTGTTTTCGCGAGGCGGGAGAGATCGTAGAGAGGATTAAATTTCTCAAGAGCAATTACGGCGCTGATTTCATCCAGCCATTAGATGAAAACTTCTTTGTTGACAGGAAAAGAACATTTGAATTCCTTGATCTGTTAGAGAAGGAAAATTTGAATATCAAGTGGCGGCCTCAGACAAGGGCGGATTATTTCAGCGATAATTATGTCGATTTTGAGACAGTAAAGAGATTAAGCCGTTCAGGCATGGTTGTTGCGGCGATGGGAGTGGAGAGCGCCTCACAGTCAATGCTGGATAAATTGAAAAAAAATCTTAAGGTTGAGCAAATTATTAAAGCGGCTGAGATGCTGTCCAGAGCCAACATCATTCCTAAAATGAATTTTATGGTCGGGCTTCCCGGAGAGACAGAAAGGGATATTGAAAATACTTATCGTCTTGCATTGAAAATCAGGAACATGGTAAAGATAAGCTGTGTTTCTGTTACTCCTTTCAGGCCATACCCAGGGTCACCGCTTTATAAGGAAATCGTGGATAATTACGGCTATTCTCCGCCTCGCAGCCTTAAAGAGTGGGCAAAGCTTTCTGAAAGGGAATTTGTAGATAGCTTTGGTTATGAATCATTTGATAATTATAAATGGATCGATAATCCCCGCAGATTGAATGCAATGGTATATGCCTATAGGCAGATCGCCTTCTATAATCCCAGTTTTAAAGGGAGGATAAGGGAGATAGTATCTTCGTTTAGAATGCGCTTCAATTTCTTTCTCTTTATCTCTTTAGAGAGAGCGGTATTTGAGAAATTGTCCAAAATCAAAGGTTTTATCATTAAGAGATTATCATGA